A region of Candidatus Liberibacter africanus PTSAPSY DNA encodes the following proteins:
- the nusA gene encoding transcription termination factor NusA, translating to MTVSTNRLELLQIADAVACEKSIDRGVVLSVMAESIQKAARSLYGTASDIRVEINPETGDISLYRILEVVEEVENYACQISLQVARDRYPDADIGGTISEPLPPVGFGRVAVQSAKQVIIQKVREAERDRQYLDFKDKVGGIVSGTVKRVEYGNVIVDLGNSDGVIRRGETIPRENMRPGDRVRSYIYDVRREQRGPQVLLSRTHPQFMVKLFHMEVPEICNGIVQVKAVSRDPGSRAKLAVFSSDSSIDPIGACVGMRGSRVQAVVGELRDEKIDIVVWSPDPATFVINSLRPAVVTKVVLDEDVGRIEVIVPKEQLSLAIGRRGQNVRLASQLTGWAIDIITEEEDSANRQKDFNERTQFFMKAINVDEMIANLLVAEGFSDIEELVCVKVKEIASIEGFDEETAVEIQGRAQEYLDGLDATLQNKIKDLGVSEELCDVPGMDSKIKLALGENGIKTMEDLAGCSVDDLLGWIENKNGNIEKFDGLLSSLGLSKDQVESMILYARYRMGWIEKEEVLNAESQDVD from the coding sequence ATGACGGTTTCCACAAACAGACTTGAGCTTTTGCAAATTGCAGATGCTGTTGCTTGTGAAAAATCAATAGATCGGGGTGTAGTGCTTTCGGTTATGGCGGAGTCCATCCAGAAAGCTGCGCGCTCTCTTTATGGAACAGCCTCTGATATTCGAGTTGAAATTAATCCAGAAACTGGGGATATTTCCTTGTATCGTATATTGGAAGTAGTAGAAGAAGTTGAAAATTATGCCTGTCAAATTTCACTGCAGGTAGCTCGTGATCGCTATCCAGATGCTGATATAGGGGGAACTATCTCTGAGCCTCTTCCGCCAGTAGGTTTTGGTCGTGTTGCTGTTCAATCTGCCAAACAGGTAATTATCCAAAAAGTACGTGAAGCTGAGCGCGATCGTCAATATCTTGATTTTAAAGATAAGGTCGGGGGGATTGTTAGCGGTACGGTTAAGCGTGTTGAATATGGTAACGTGATTGTTGATCTTGGAAATTCAGATGGTGTAATTCGCCGTGGGGAGACAATTCCGCGGGAGAACATGCGCCCAGGAGATCGTGTAAGAAGTTATATATACGATGTAAGGCGTGAACAAAGGGGGCCCCAGGTTCTATTATCTCGTACGCATCCGCAGTTTATGGTAAAGTTATTCCATATGGAGGTTCCGGAGATTTGTAATGGAATTGTTCAGGTAAAGGCGGTTTCACGTGATCCTGGTTCTCGTGCAAAATTAGCCGTTTTTTCTAGTGATTCTTCTATTGATCCTATTGGAGCTTGCGTCGGAATGCGTGGGTCGCGTGTTCAGGCTGTTGTGGGAGAGTTAAGAGATGAGAAAATTGATATAGTTGTTTGGTCGCCGGATCCTGCAACATTTGTAATTAATTCGTTGCGTCCAGCTGTCGTGACAAAAGTAGTATTGGATGAAGATGTTGGTCGTATTGAAGTCATTGTTCCGAAAGAACAGCTCTCTCTGGCGATTGGTCGTCGCGGACAAAATGTACGTCTGGCTTCACAGTTAACAGGTTGGGCAATAGATATTATCACTGAAGAGGAAGATTCTGCTAATCGTCAAAAAGATTTCAATGAACGTACTCAGTTTTTCATGAAAGCTATTAATGTTGATGAAATGATAGCGAATCTTCTTGTGGCGGAAGGTTTTTCTGATATTGAAGAATTAGTATGTGTGAAGGTTAAAGAGATTGCTTCTATTGAGGGATTTGACGAGGAAACGGCCGTTGAAATACAGGGAAGAGCGCAAGAATATCTTGATGGTTTAGATGCTACTCTCCAAAATAAAATCAAAGACCTGGGCGTTTCGGAGGAATTATGTGATGTTCCTGGCATGGACTCTAAAATAAAATTGGCTCTTGGAGAAAATGGAATTAAAACTATGGAGGATTTGGCAGGTTGTTCTGTGGATGATTTGTTGGGTTGGATTGAGAATAAGAATGGTAATATTGAAAAATTTGATGGTTTGTTATCAAGTTTAGGTCTTTCAAAAGATCAAGTTGAAAGCATGATTCTCTATGCTCGATATAGGATGGGTTGGATTGAGAAAGAAGAGGTTTTGAATGCGGAAAGTCAAGATGTTGATTAA
- the rimP gene encoding ribosome maturation factor RimP produces MESADVFYSKYESRIFGDVGLGRDISALIQPIVEEMGFRIVQVSLVGEKKLSLQIFVERDDGSMTLRDCEELSRALSPIIEVENIIEGQYQLEVSSPGIDRPMVRKSDFLRWNDHVVSCEIMSDSGEKKKLIGKIVGINEDVFFLDKEGKNTDELQIAVPFDSLLSARLVVTDKLLGASLNS; encoded by the coding sequence TTGGAAAGTGCAGATGTTTTTTATAGCAAATATGAGTCAAGGATTTTTGGAGACGTAGGATTAGGTCGCGATATATCTGCTTTGATTCAGCCTATTGTCGAAGAAATGGGCTTTAGGATTGTACAGGTATCTCTTGTAGGAGAAAAAAAGCTGTCATTGCAGATTTTTGTAGAGCGCGATGATGGGAGTATGACATTGCGCGATTGTGAAGAATTGTCTAGGGCTCTATCCCCTATTATTGAGGTGGAGAATATAATAGAAGGGCAGTATCAATTAGAGGTTTCTTCTCCTGGGATTGATCGTCCGATGGTGAGGAAATCTGATTTTTTACGGTGGAATGATCACGTTGTATCGTGTGAAATTATGTCAGATTCCGGGGAAAAGAAAAAATTGATTGGGAAAATTGTAGGGATTAATGAGGATGTATTCTTCCTTGATAAAGAGGGGAAAAATACAGATGAATTGCAGATTGCGGTGCCATTTGATTCGCTTCTTTCTGCAAGACTTGTTGTTACTGATAAATTGCTAGGTGCTTCCTTGAATAGCTGA
- a CDS encoding GtrA family protein, producing the protein MTKCRMDPFYNRLFSIAIAFLVSWKPNRLFVLLKLRRKSFLETIRYVIMYFIFSVLNYALYTQLLRTFQGLQPLLAVILSSISSMIFVFFLYVRFVIKGVYYIKK; encoded by the coding sequence TTGACTAAATGTAGAATGGATCCTTTTTACAATCGTCTGTTTTCTATCGCTATAGCCTTTTTGGTGTCTTGGAAGCCAAATCGTTTATTTGTATTGCTTAAATTACGGCGCAAGTCTTTTCTTGAGACAATTCGTTATGTGATTATGTATTTTATATTTTCTGTTTTAAATTACGCTTTGTATACGCAGTTATTGCGAACCTTTCAAGGTTTGCAGCCGTTGCTGGCGGTTATTTTATCATCGATTTCATCAATGATATTTGTTTTCTTTCTGTATGTTCGTTTTGTTATTAAAGGGGTATATTATATCAAGAAATAA
- the xseA gene encoding exodeoxyribonuclease VII large subunit translates to MSELSYRLKHTIESNFPYISVRGEISGYRGVHSSGHAYFSLKDNQSRIDAVIWKRTLNKMEFLPEEGIEFLSLGKITTFPGSSKYQIIIESLTPSGSGAFMATLEKRKKKLSEEGLFSDKHKKTIPSIPKVIAVITSPTGAVIRDILQRISCRFPLRVIVFPVKVQGEECPKEIINAIIQLNTLKNGDNCPRPDIIILARGGGSIEDLWHFNDEMVVRTIVNSSIPIISAIGHETDWTLADYAADLRAPTPTGAAEIATPVKEHLLTSLMKIETRLDSTSTRFIKQQINTLNSLLKTLLNTDQILACPRYRIDRLSRELDHNLKSIIFRKYRNFYTMNNRIHSESPTQIIQKNRHNIIKKQQCIEHTITQNLRFISLKKKEKIAILRMLLEQTINRISSFHIHIQKMINRIELALSYKIKNCQTSASITTQILQSLSYKNTLKRGYSSIRDHNNNFISRKKHLSTDTRILIDFFDGQANAIIINKNHPITKESPTKKFTILKDTKERQGKLF, encoded by the coding sequence GTGTCAGAACTATCTTACCGTCTAAAGCACACAATTGAATCAAACTTTCCTTACATATCTGTGCGAGGAGAAATATCTGGCTATAGAGGAGTTCACTCATCAGGACATGCGTATTTTTCCCTAAAAGATAACCAGTCACGCATTGACGCTGTCATTTGGAAAAGAACACTCAATAAAATGGAGTTTTTACCAGAAGAGGGAATTGAGTTCCTTTCTTTAGGGAAGATAACTACTTTCCCAGGTTCCTCCAAGTATCAAATAATCATAGAATCCTTGACCCCATCTGGCTCAGGCGCATTTATGGCCACTTTAGAGAAAAGAAAGAAAAAACTCTCCGAAGAAGGGCTTTTCTCCGACAAACACAAAAAAACTATACCATCTATCCCTAAAGTAATCGCAGTAATAACATCTCCAACCGGAGCAGTAATCCGTGATATTTTACAAAGAATTTCCTGCAGATTTCCTTTGCGAGTGATTGTTTTTCCGGTTAAAGTACAAGGAGAAGAATGCCCTAAAGAAATTATCAATGCAATTATTCAACTAAACACTTTAAAAAATGGGGATAATTGCCCTAGACCAGACATTATCATCCTTGCCCGTGGCGGCGGTAGCATAGAGGATCTCTGGCACTTTAACGACGAAATGGTTGTCCGAACTATAGTAAATAGTTCTATTCCTATCATATCAGCTATTGGACATGAAACAGATTGGACATTAGCCGATTATGCCGCAGATTTACGAGCCCCCACCCCAACAGGAGCCGCAGAAATTGCCACCCCTGTAAAAGAGCATTTACTAACATCTCTAATGAAGATTGAAACGAGATTGGATAGCACAAGCACTCGATTCATAAAACAACAAATAAATACTCTAAATTCTTTGCTAAAAACTCTTTTAAATACTGACCAAATCCTTGCTTGTCCACGCTATAGAATAGATAGATTATCCCGTGAATTAGACCATAATCTTAAAAGTATAATTTTCCGCAAATATCGCAATTTTTATACTATGAACAACAGAATACACTCGGAATCTCCTACACAAATCATTCAAAAAAATCGTCATAACATCATAAAAAAACAACAATGCATCGAACATACAATTACACAAAACCTACGTTTTATCTCTCTGAAAAAAAAAGAAAAAATCGCAATCCTTCGTATGCTATTGGAGCAAACAATTAATCGTATATCATCCTTTCATATACACATACAAAAGATGATTAACCGTATTGAATTGGCGCTATCGTATAAAATAAAAAATTGCCAAACATCTGCTTCAATAACCACACAAATTTTGCAATCTCTCTCTTATAAAAATACCCTAAAACGAGGATACTCCTCCATTCGAGACCACAACAACAACTTTATTTCCAGAAAAAAACACCTATCCACCGACACAAGAATCCTTATTGATTTTTTTGATGGACAAGCAAATGCTATTATAATCAATAAAAACCATCCTATTACGAAGGAATCGCCCACAAAGAAATTTACTATCCTCAAAGACACAAAGGAACGTCAAGGAAAATTATTTTAA
- a CDS encoding aminopeptidase, protein MENGISSVTHVELLQLEKLAKVALQVGVHIQEGQHLILMAPVGALPLVRLITKHAYILGAGLVSVFYKDNESTLMRYKYGADYVFDTAADWFCEGLAKAYSSNTALLSISGDDPLLLINEDPDKISRVNQAYLKAYKPALERISNFDINWSIVPYPSCEWAKIVYPNYPVPIAVAKLANTIFAVSRANCVDPIAAWAEHNNFLHQKAQWLNQKDFAEIRFSGPNTSLKVGLADGHQWSAGSSVAQNGVICNPNIPTEEVFTTPHAKKVDGYVTSTKPLVYQGVLIDDIRVRFEKGHVVEASASKGEEMLNKIFDIDEGARRLGEVALVPHSSILSKMDTLFYDTLFDENAASHIAFGQCYSKCLKKPANASGNWVEEQGGNSSIAHVDWMIGSGDMDVDGFTKNGALVPVMRGGEWIF, encoded by the coding sequence ATGGAAAATGGGATTTCGTCTGTAACGCACGTAGAATTATTACAACTAGAAAAACTCGCAAAAGTTGCATTACAAGTTGGTGTGCATATTCAAGAAGGACAGCATCTCATATTGATGGCTCCGGTTGGCGCATTACCTCTAGTGAGATTAATTACTAAACATGCTTATATCTTGGGAGCAGGTTTGGTGAGTGTTTTTTATAAGGATAACGAATCTACCCTTATGCGGTATAAATACGGAGCTGATTATGTTTTCGATACGGCGGCGGATTGGTTTTGTGAAGGGCTTGCAAAGGCTTATTCTAGTAATACTGCTTTGTTGAGTATTTCTGGGGATGATCCTTTGTTGCTTATTAATGAAGATCCCGACAAAATAAGTCGAGTTAATCAAGCGTATTTAAAGGCGTACAAGCCGGCTTTAGAGAGGATTTCTAATTTTGATATTAATTGGAGTATCGTTCCTTATCCAAGTTGTGAATGGGCAAAAATTGTGTATCCGAATTATCCTGTTCCAATAGCCGTGGCAAAACTTGCAAACACCATTTTTGCTGTTTCCCGAGCTAATTGCGTTGATCCTATAGCTGCTTGGGCGGAACACAATAACTTTCTTCATCAAAAGGCTCAATGGTTAAACCAGAAGGATTTCGCGGAAATTCGTTTTTCAGGACCTAATACGTCTTTAAAGGTTGGTTTGGCGGATGGGCATCAGTGGTCAGCTGGATCTTCTGTTGCGCAGAATGGGGTCATTTGTAACCCTAATATTCCTACAGAAGAAGTATTCACTACTCCCCATGCAAAAAAAGTAGATGGATATGTAACAAGTACTAAGCCGCTCGTATATCAAGGTGTTTTGATTGACGATATTAGGGTGCGCTTTGAGAAAGGGCATGTCGTTGAAGCCTCTGCTTCAAAGGGGGAAGAGATGTTGAATAAAATTTTTGATATTGATGAAGGTGCGCGTAGACTCGGAGAAGTGGCTTTAGTTCCGCACTCTTCCATCCTGTCTAAGATGGATACGTTGTTTTATGATACTTTATTTGATGAGAATGCCGCTTCGCATATAGCTTTTGGACAATGTTATTCTAAATGTTTAAAAAAACCTGCGAATGCGTCAGGTAATTGGGTGGAAGAACAAGGTGGTAATTCAAGCATAGCTCACGTTGACTGGATGATTGGTTCTGGAGATATGGATGTTGATGGTTTTACAAAAAATGGTGCCCTTGTGCCTGTCATGAGGGGAGGAGAGTGGATTTTTTAA
- the murJ gene encoding murein biosynthesis integral membrane protein MurJ, which translates to MKVMRNFFTVCASTLGSRSLGFIRETLIAATLGIGRVSDVFYIAFHLPFLFRRLAAEGVFHNSFIPMFSHEKEKRGSEGAQRLSSEVFSVLILGLVVFSIFIEIILPLLVRFVLAPGFAYQSDMYFLTIKLSRVMFPSIIFMSLASLITGIFFALKHYFIASINPIVLNTGPIFILIYAKWYNFAPHETAYMLAWGVLLTCVVHLWIVFVYAKKYKVRPYLQYPQLTHNVKKFLKLTFPLIITGGIIQINNIVGRAISSSSIGMVSALQYAERVYLLPVGVIGGAMTLAILPELSRSMKSGNKKEIFEIQNQAIECISFFTIPAAIILFMFSKEIIQILYERGSFSVQNTLLVSSILSIYSIGIPGFILARNLQTAFYAQSDMTSPMKFTLIAILINFTIAITSFPFIGGYGIAFAEVSSGWVNTVCLAVTLWKRQQINLSPKTIYRILSIFLSSGLMVIFIMLFKPYFHNNIMTEQTFFNQFTKLIFILSCAFSVYLCAILLFIGKDFLSLLRKAIKK; encoded by the coding sequence ATGAAGGTTATGCGGAATTTTTTTACAGTATGCGCATCAACATTAGGAAGCCGTAGCCTTGGATTTATACGTGAAACCCTGATTGCCGCAACTCTTGGCATAGGAAGGGTGTCAGATGTTTTTTACATAGCGTTTCATCTCCCTTTTCTCTTTCGCCGGCTAGCCGCTGAAGGCGTTTTTCATAATTCTTTTATTCCAATGTTTTCTCACGAAAAAGAAAAACGTGGATCTGAAGGCGCTCAGCGCCTGTCATCTGAAGTTTTTAGCGTTTTAATCCTTGGCCTCGTAGTTTTTAGCATTTTCATAGAAATCATACTACCATTACTCGTCCGCTTTGTATTAGCTCCAGGATTTGCTTATCAATCAGACATGTACTTTTTAACAATAAAATTATCTAGGGTGATGTTTCCGAGCATAATTTTCATGTCACTTGCCTCATTAATTACAGGTATATTCTTTGCGTTGAAACACTATTTTATTGCGTCTATAAATCCGATAGTTCTTAATACAGGTCCAATTTTTATATTAATATACGCAAAGTGGTATAATTTTGCTCCACATGAGACGGCATACATGTTGGCTTGGGGAGTATTATTGACCTGTGTTGTTCACTTATGGATTGTTTTTGTTTATGCAAAAAAATATAAAGTTAGGCCATACCTTCAATACCCTCAATTGACGCACAATGTTAAAAAATTTTTAAAACTGACATTTCCTCTTATTATAACAGGTGGTATTATTCAAATAAACAATATCGTAGGACGGGCTATATCCTCTAGCAGCATAGGAATGGTTTCAGCCCTTCAATATGCAGAAAGAGTATATTTACTGCCAGTAGGAGTTATTGGCGGGGCTATGACGCTTGCAATATTGCCAGAACTATCTCGTTCTATGAAGTCAGGAAACAAAAAAGAAATCTTTGAAATTCAAAATCAAGCAATTGAATGTATTTCTTTTTTCACCATTCCTGCTGCTATTATTTTATTTATGTTCTCAAAAGAAATTATACAAATACTCTATGAAAGAGGATCGTTTTCTGTTCAAAACACCCTTCTTGTATCCTCAATTTTATCTATTTACAGCATAGGCATTCCAGGATTTATACTAGCGAGAAATCTTCAAACAGCATTTTATGCTCAAAGTGATATGACAAGCCCTATGAAATTCACTTTAATCGCAATTCTTATCAATTTTACAATAGCGATAACGTCATTTCCGTTTATTGGAGGATACGGGATTGCTTTTGCAGAAGTTTCTTCAGGATGGGTAAACACAGTTTGTTTAGCTGTCACTCTTTGGAAACGTCAGCAAATAAATTTATCCCCCAAAACCATTTATAGAATTTTATCAATTTTTCTATCATCTGGATTGATGGTAATATTTATCATGTTATTTAAGCCTTATTTCCATAACAATATTATGACAGAGCAAACGTTTTTTAATCAGTTTACAAAACTAATATTCATATTATCATGTGCATTTTCAGTCTATTTATGTGCAATTCTTCTCTTTATTGGAAAAGATTTTTTATCTTTATTAAGAAAAGCAATCAAAAAGTGA
- the trpS gene encoding tryptophan--tRNA ligase, with protein sequence MNPSYNLLVSGIQPTGELHLGNYLGMTQTIVNRQKICDWKGIYFVADLHAITTKVAHENLAYQSHLVAASFLAAGIDPSRNIIFKQSSVSEHSELAWILSCVARMGWMNNMIQFKEKSGDNSETSSLGLYAYPALMAADILLYRATHVPVGEDQRQHLELTRLIAQRFNTDFKDKIKKVYKKYDKEEQFSNGFFPIIEGLIESSTSRIKSLKNASKKMSKSDSSDYSRINLLDNADIIAKKIQKAKTDCDVLPTEVCALENRLEAKNLVKIFAAVRHIKQEDVLKQFAGKYFSHFKLALADAIIEEITPISKKIHHLLEEKNYLDTILVEGSNRARCIAQETMKYVREIVGLSH encoded by the coding sequence ATGAATCCGTCTTATAATTTACTAGTATCCGGGATTCAGCCAACTGGAGAATTACATCTTGGTAATTACTTAGGTATGACTCAAACAATAGTTAATAGACAGAAAATTTGCGATTGGAAAGGAATATACTTCGTAGCAGATCTACATGCGATTACCACTAAAGTCGCCCATGAAAACTTGGCATATCAGTCACATTTAGTCGCTGCTTCATTCTTAGCAGCAGGAATTGATCCGTCACGCAACATTATATTCAAACAATCTTCTGTTTCTGAACATAGTGAATTAGCTTGGATTTTGAGTTGTGTTGCACGCATGGGATGGATGAATAACATGATTCAATTCAAGGAAAAAAGTGGCGACAACAGTGAAACATCCTCACTTGGACTATACGCTTATCCCGCTTTGATGGCAGCAGATATATTGTTATATCGCGCCACTCACGTACCTGTAGGAGAAGATCAAAGACAACATCTTGAACTCACTCGTCTTATAGCGCAAAGGTTTAACACAGATTTTAAAGATAAAATAAAAAAAGTTTATAAAAAATATGATAAAGAAGAACAATTTAGCAATGGCTTCTTCCCTATTATTGAAGGTTTAATAGAAAGCTCTACATCTCGAATTAAATCTTTAAAGAATGCATCTAAAAAGATGTCTAAATCGGATTCTTCTGATTACTCACGTATTAACTTACTAGATAATGCAGATATCATTGCAAAAAAGATCCAAAAAGCTAAAACTGATTGTGATGTATTGCCCACAGAAGTTTGTGCACTAGAAAACAGACTCGAAGCAAAAAATCTTGTGAAAATTTTCGCAGCAGTTAGACACATCAAACAAGAAGATGTCCTCAAACAATTTGCAGGGAAATATTTTTCTCATTTCAAATTAGCATTAGCTGATGCCATCATAGAAGAAATTACACCTATATCTAAAAAAATTCATCATCTATTAGAAGAGAAAAATTATCTTGATACTATTTTAGTTGAAGGATCAAATCGTGCTCGTTGTATTGCTCAAGAAACCATGAAATATGTTCGTGAAATAGTTGGATTATCTCATTGA
- a CDS encoding homoserine kinase, which yields MAVYTHPPQKEIKRFIKEYAIGQLSSIKPILHGIDNSNFIIHTSVGTYILTIYEKRINEKDLPFFIELLKYISRNKLPCPLPIPRNDGKIYGFLSNKPANIFSFIKGNTLTHISETHCEEVGSMLACMHQKTKDFHLYRKNNLSLPDFKVLWEKCSPKVDKDLKKEIDHELYFLKESWPHNLPTGIIHADLFPDNVLFYKNKIMGLIDFYFSCYDSFMYDLSVCINAWCFNENNTYNPSRGFSFLNGYNKIRNISENELQSLPTLLRGAALRFFLTRLYDSQNMPFNALVITKDPMEYVRKIRFHKKMSSISQYGL from the coding sequence TTGGCTGTTTATACCCATCCTCCTCAAAAAGAAATCAAGCGTTTCATAAAAGAATACGCAATAGGACAGTTAAGTTCAATTAAACCTATCCTTCATGGGATAGATAATTCTAATTTTATCATTCACACTTCTGTTGGAACTTATATTCTTACTATCTATGAAAAACGTATAAATGAAAAAGATCTACCTTTTTTTATTGAATTATTAAAATATATTTCTCGGAATAAATTACCGTGCCCTCTTCCTATCCCTCGAAATGATGGGAAAATTTATGGCTTTCTCTCTAACAAGCCAGCTAATATTTTTTCTTTTATCAAAGGCAACACATTAACCCATATTTCTGAAACACATTGTGAAGAAGTTGGAAGTATGCTCGCTTGCATGCATCAAAAAACGAAGGATTTTCATCTGTATAGAAAAAACAATCTATCTCTCCCTGATTTTAAAGTTTTATGGGAGAAATGTTCCCCTAAGGTAGATAAAGATTTAAAAAAGGAAATAGATCATGAATTATATTTTCTAAAAGAATCTTGGCCTCATAATTTACCAACTGGCATTATTCATGCAGATTTATTTCCAGACAACGTACTATTTTATAAAAATAAAATCATGGGATTGATTGATTTCTACTTCTCCTGCTATGATTCATTTATGTATGATCTTTCTGTTTGTATCAATGCTTGGTGTTTTAATGAAAACAATACTTATAATCCATCTAGAGGATTTTCTTTTTTGAACGGATACAATAAAATACGTAATATTTCAGAAAATGAACTACAATCACTTCCTACTCTTTTACGCGGAGCAGCATTACGTTTCTTTTTAACACGGCTTTATGATAGCCAAAATATGCCATTTAATGCTCTTGTAATTACAAAAGATCCCATGGAATATGTCCGCAAAATACGATTTCATAAAAAAATGTCCTCTATATCACAATATGGATTATAA
- the rnhA gene encoding ribonuclease HI: protein MKEIRAYTDGACSGNPGPGGWGVLLQYQGKEKTLSGRERETTNNRMELMAAIKALTSLKYPCKVFLYTDSSYVHKGFSQWIEKWEKNGWKTSDNKPVKNADLWMELIEASKKHVVNLYWIKGHAGNKENERVDQIARTAALSLKNNM from the coding sequence TTGAAAGAAATTAGAGCATATACTGATGGTGCTTGCTCTGGGAACCCAGGGCCTGGAGGGTGGGGGGTATTATTACAATACCAAGGAAAAGAAAAAACTCTTTCCGGTAGAGAACGAGAAACAACTAATAATCGAATGGAGCTAATGGCTGCAATTAAAGCACTAACCTCTCTTAAGTATCCTTGTAAAGTTTTTTTATATACAGACAGTTCTTATGTCCATAAAGGATTTTCGCAATGGATAGAGAAATGGGAGAAAAATGGTTGGAAAACTTCTGATAACAAACCTGTAAAAAATGCAGATCTCTGGATGGAATTGATAGAAGCCTCAAAAAAACACGTAGTTAATTTGTATTGGATAAAAGGTCATGCAGGAAATAAAGAAAATGAAAGGGTCGACCAAATAGCACGAACCGCTGCTCTTTCTCTTAAAAATAACATGTGA